GGCGCGAGCTTTTAATTGTCCTTGTAAGACGGTGCTTTTCTTAACTTGTAGTACTTTCATTACCGGCGATTCCGGCATATACGCAGCGGCTAAGGTAAAGGCATCTTGGCCTGTTTTGTTGGAAGCGGATAAATCAACGTCTTGCTTTACCAGTAACAATGCCGCCTTTTCATTTTGATTTTTAATTGCATGCATAAGCGGAGTATTTCCCATCTCATCTTGAGCATTCAAATCCGCACCTTTATCGATGAACCATTGCACCGCATCTGAACCTTGAGCAGTGGCATACATTAAGGCAGTTTTTCCGTGTGCGTCGGCCGCATTGATATCAAAGTATTTCGGAGCCAAAAACTGCAGAGCGGGAATGTTTTGTGCTTGCGCGGCGGCCATAAATACAGTTTGACCGTTTTTATCGGTAGCCTGTAAATCTGCTCCCAAGCGAATCAACTGTTTCAGTAAACTAATTTGACCGTTCTCGGCGGCATAAAATACGGCGGTGCGTCCTTCCTTATCTTGCAGGTTTATGTTTGCTCCGTTATTTACTAAGAGTTGTGCTGCACGTTCCTGTCCGGCGGCTGCCGCAGAAGCTAAAGCAGAAAGGCCATTGGTCGGATTTTGGTAATCCGGATTTGCTTTGTATTTGAGCAATACCTTAATGTTATCCTCGGCGCCATTTTTGGCCGCGTAAATCAGCGGGGTATTACCGGTGTTATCGGGTAAATTAATAGCGCGATTATTTTGGCTGACCAAAGATTCCGTCAATTTTTTATCATTGGCTGGCATGGCGTGCAGGAGGGCAGTTTTTCCTAAATCATCTTTAGCTGTGGGGTCTGCACCGTTAGCAAGCAGGTATCCTACTACTTCTCGGTTGCCGGCCGCAGCGGCAGCAATCAATGGAGTCACACCATAGCTGGAGGGTGTATTAATGGAGGCTCCCCCTTCTTCAATCAGCTTTTTGATAATTTCCATATTCCCTTTTTCTGCGGCAATAGTGAGCGGCGTGATGCCCGCGTAGTTACGTTCGTTGACATCTACGTTGGCATAGATAAGCGTGCGGACACGGTCCGCATCATTGGTTTTAATAGCGCGCACCAACGAAGTATCATACACGTATTTAGTTTTAGCCAACTCGGGCTTTTCCCCTAAAATGTTGCCATGATAATCAGGAGAAGTGGTACCAAAAATCGTTCCGCGATAAATGTCTCCGGTATCATTTTGGCGATTGATATTTTTATTTTGTCCCAACACCGTTCCGCGGTAAATGTCTCCGGGAATGCTGGAGCGAGCAGCTTCTTCTTCTGCCGTGTGAGATTTTTTGGTTTCTTCGGCGGGTTCTAACCCTTTGATGTATACGGGTTTACCGTCTACATAAATAATGTCGGGTTCTTCCGCATGTACAAAAGGAACTAAGCACAAAGACAACAACAACGTCCAAGATAATTTATTCATAATTTCCTCCATTGCTTATATTATAGCAAGAGCAGATAAATTTTGACACGAAAATTTTCAAGATTTTTCCGATATTGCTATTTAATAGTATAAAAAGATTATATAAAAATAGTACAAAAAATTTTTATTTATGATTAGAAAATTTTTTGCATATTTTGCTTCTGGATTGTTATGATAAAAATATACAATTTCTCCCCCCAGAACCTTTCGATTTACCCCCCGATAGGTTCTGACAAAA
The Elusimicrobiaceae bacterium DNA segment above includes these coding regions:
- a CDS encoding ankyrin repeat domain-containing protein, giving the protein MNKLSWTLLLSLCLVPFVHAEEPDIIYVDGKPVYIKGLEPAEETKKSHTAEEEAARSSIPGDIYRGTVLGQNKNINRQNDTGDIYRGTIFGTTSPDYHGNILGEKPELAKTKYVYDTSLVRAIKTNDADRVRTLIYANVDVNERNYAGITPLTIAAEKGNMEIIKKLIEEGGASINTPSSYGVTPLIAAAAAGNREVVGYLLANGADPTAKDDLGKTALLHAMPANDKKLTESLVSQNNRAINLPDNTGNTPLIYAAKNGAEDNIKVLLKYKANPDYQNPTNGLSALASAAAAGQERAAQLLVNNGANINLQDKEGRTAVFYAAENGQISLLKQLIRLGADLQATDKNGQTVFMAAAQAQNIPALQFLAPKYFDINAADAHGKTALMYATAQGSDAVQWFIDKGADLNAQDEMGNTPLMHAIKNQNEKAALLLVKQDVDLSASNKTGQDAFTLAAAYMPESPVMKVLQVKKSTVLQGQLKARAAAQALANEEQAKLREQAQVVADEKLEEIRNLERQLEEEEAVVKQLQKEQLEQQRQAIRQQVEQEMTQQDEELAALQKQLDEAKAKKEAQIQETVNAKMQELDQQMAQ